One stretch of Clavelina lepadiformis chromosome 6, kaClaLepa1.1, whole genome shotgun sequence DNA includes these proteins:
- the LOC143462280 gene encoding alpha-1,6-mannosyl-glycoprotein 2-beta-N-acetylglucosaminyltransferase-like, with the protein MRNLRGKLLGTITCIIILLVLHQTLKKWKKRSLHDEVQVAVVNQPVHGQSNDEHHRENSVHKVVNKPVHDDSNLYERALDMNYAQKVHNVNKFGEHTSGTAVILIQVHDRAVFFTHLIDSLRVVRGIEKATIVISMDKFSTEINDIIATIDFCRYITIFFPFAMQLFPSSFPGEDPNDCSRDISRTEAIARKCNNAEYPDSYGHYREVRYVQIKHHWLWKLHMVFSGMKVLADGKSPVLLLEEDYYVFPDILHCLELGIAFRESKCPRCDLISLGNYEPRQDYSTLANHVDFNAWTSTKSNMGMVITKQFYDKLAACTDMICDFDDYNWDWSLQAASLSCMSGGVFTVQFKASRVYHFGTCSGMHNSANCNVGDHMRNVKSKLNSANLFPTSLHVAADDPKPAINPRPNGGWGDLRDRTLCKKYKTLCESALKS; encoded by the coding sequence ATGCGTAATTTACGTGGCAAGTTGCTTGGAACTATTACTTGCATCATCATTCTTTTAGTTTTGCACCAGACTTtgaaaaagtggaaaaaacGATCATTGCATGATGAAGTGCAGGTTGCAGTGGTAAATCAACCAGTTCATGGTCAAAGCAATGATGAACACCATCGTGAAAACAGCGTTCACAAGGTTGTTAACAAGCCAGTGCATGATGATAGTAACCTCTATGAACGTGCCTTGGACATGAACTACGCACAGAAAGTGCACAATGTTAATAAGTTTGGTGAACACACAAGTGGTACGGCGGTGATTTTAATCCAAGTTCACGATCGAGCGGTCTTCTTTACCCATCTGATTGATTCGCTGAGGGTTGTCCGTGGCATAGAGAAAGCCACCATTGTTATCAGCATGGATAAGTTTTCAACAGAAATAAATGACATCATTGCAACAATAGACTTTTGCCGATACATCACAATCTTCTTCCCTTTTGCAATGCAACTCTTTCCCAGCTCGTTTCCAGGAGAAGACCCCAATGATTGTTCGAGAGATATATCCAGGACAGAAGCAATTGCTAGAAAATGTAATAATGCGGAATATCCAGATTCCTACGGTCACTACAGAGAAGTTAGGTATGTTCAAATTAAGCATCACTGGTTGTGGAAGCTCCATATGGTATTCAGCGGAATGAAAGTTTTAGCCGATGGGAAGTCACCAGTCTTACTCCTGGAGGAAGATTATTATGTTTTCCCAGACATATTGCACTGTCTGGAGCTTGGCATAGCTTTTCGAGAAAGTAAATGTCCGCGATGTGATTTGATTAGCCTCGGTAACTATGAGCCCAGGCAGGATTACAGCACGCTGGCCAACCACGTGGACTTCAATGCTTGGACGAGCACCAAGTCGAATATGGGCATGGTGATCACAAAACAGTTTTACGACAAACTGGCGGCTTGCACTGACATGATTTGTGATTTTGATGACTACAACTGGGATTGGTCGTTGCAGGCTGCGTCGTTGTCATGTATGTCTGGAGGTGTTTTTACTGTTCAATTTAAAGCAAGTCGAGTATATCATTTTGGGACGTGCAGTGGGATGCACAACTCTGCCAACTGCAATGTTGGCGACCACATGCGAAATGTTAAATCAAAGTTGAACTCTGCAAATCTATTTCCTACGAGTTTGCATGTCGCCGCAGATGACCCCAAACCCGCAATCAACCCCCGTCCGAATGGGGGTTGGGGGGATTTACGTGACAGGACGTTGTGtaagaaatataaaactttATGTGAATCTGCTCTAAAGAGCTGA
- the LOC143462281 gene encoding gap junction Cx32.2 protein-like, with product MIWRSLIFIDKSVTLLLEVAKYSPAIGKIWMTFLFLFRLFTLVNISGSVFVEDVSHFTCNTLTPGCQGACFNKMINFSHVKFWQLQLLLVATPSVIFVLFSMQRISTKLSSSTSYKLEREKNFVIQGEDRENLRRRRTAQNDDNNTSDSCEYDNRDDVALLGRRISGEHPRIQGILVAYVVQAVCRTIIEALFLGLQCYFFQFYFPDIFICEEQPCKNQDEFFFLNRRLNKQEPLNPGHVECFNLKWKEKTFFHNFMLALTALSLILNLIELIVFVLKWIRDSSRAPGDIPLLVMATKSSLTPPSGQANLIQIPPVDVLSTE from the exons ATGATTTGGCGAAGTCTGATTTTCATCGACAAATCAGTTACATTACTGCTAGAGGTCGCCAAGTACTCTCCTGCAATCGGTAAAATCTGGATGACCTTTCTCTTTTTGTTTCG CCTGTTTACCTTAGTCAACATTTCTGGATcggtgtttgttgaagatGTCTCACATTTCACTTGCAACACTCTCACACCCGGATGTCAAGGCGCCTGCTTCAACAAGATGATAAATTTCTCCCACGTCAA ATTCTGGCAACTTCAGCTGCTCTTGGTGGCGACACCTAGCGTCATATTCGTCCTTTTCTCGATGCAAAGAATTTCAACGAAACTATCGTCATCAACCAGCTACAAACTTGAACGTGAAAAAAATTTCGTCATACAAG GTGAAGATAGGGAAAACCTGCGCAGACGGCGAACTGCGCAAAATGATGACAACAACACTTCGGACTCTTGTGAATACGACAACCGTGATGACGTGGCATTGCTTGGTAGGAGGATATCTGGGGAACACCCACGTATACAGGGAATCCTGGTGGCTTACGTGGTCCAGGCCGTCTGTAGGACGATCATCGAAGCACTCTTTTTAGGCCTACAG TGTTACTTTTTCCAATTTTATTTTCCGGACATCTTTATTTGCGAAGAGCAACCTTGCAAGAACCAGGACGAATTTTTCTTCCTGAATCGGAGGCTGAATAAACAAGAGCCACTTAATCCGGGCCACGTCGAGTGTTTCAACCTGAAATGGAAG GAAAAGACATTTTTTCACAACTTCATGTTGGCACTGACCGCCCTCTCTCTCATTTTGAACCTGATTGAACTCATCGTGTTCGTTTTAAAATGGATTCGCGATTCGTCGAGAGCACCGGGCGATATTCCGCTACTTGTTATGGCGACAAAAAG CTCCTTAACGCCACCGTCCGGTCAAGCTAATCTTATACAAATACCACCAGTGGACGTTCTATCTACTGAGTGA